Proteins from one Hydrogenophaga sp. SL48 genomic window:
- the mmsB gene encoding multiple monosaccharide ABC transporter permease — protein MNQTPTPTAVSPDTNAVPAAAHGKSPLDHLKHNFREYGMLITLVAIMGFFQYMTDGTLMQPLNLTNLVLQNSYIVIMALGMLLVIVAGHIDLSVGSVCGFIGALAAVLMVEYEWHFVPASIVCLLCGGLIGAAQGWFVAFSRIPSFIVTLAGMLVFKGLALALLAGQSVGPFPDAFQMLSSGFIPDLFDAEGLRLTSLLLGVAVAAALTVAGVRARANRLKHGVHAEPAVFFLIKTAVFAALLIYFAYLMASYKGLPNVLIVMALLIVLFDFVTSRTTIGRRIYAMGGNEKAAKLSGIKTERLSFYAFVNMGVLAALAGLVFAARLNTATPKAGLGFELDVIAACFIGGASASGGVGKVMGAVIGAFIMGVMNNGMSILGIGIDYQQVIKGVVLLAAVLVDVYNKNKA, from the coding sequence ATGAACCAGACCCCCACCCCCACCGCGGTGTCCCCCGACACCAACGCCGTTCCGGCGGCCGCTCACGGCAAGTCGCCGCTGGACCACCTGAAGCACAACTTCCGCGAGTACGGCATGTTGATCACGCTGGTGGCCATCATGGGCTTCTTCCAGTACATGACCGACGGCACGCTGATGCAGCCGCTCAACCTCACCAACCTGGTGCTGCAGAACAGCTACATCGTCATCATGGCGCTGGGCATGTTGCTGGTGATCGTGGCCGGCCACATCGACCTCTCGGTGGGCTCGGTCTGCGGCTTCATCGGCGCGCTGGCGGCGGTGCTGATGGTGGAATACGAATGGCACTTCGTGCCCGCCTCCATCGTGTGCCTGCTGTGCGGCGGCCTGATCGGCGCGGCGCAGGGCTGGTTCGTCGCCTTCTCGCGCATCCCGTCCTTCATCGTCACGCTCGCGGGCATGCTGGTGTTCAAGGGCCTGGCGCTGGCGCTGCTGGCCGGCCAGTCGGTGGGGCCGTTTCCCGATGCCTTCCAGATGCTCAGCTCGGGCTTCATCCCCGACCTGTTCGACGCCGAAGGCCTGCGCCTGACCTCGCTGCTGCTGGGCGTGGCGGTGGCCGCAGCGCTGACCGTGGCCGGCGTGCGCGCCCGCGCCAACCGGCTCAAGCACGGTGTGCACGCCGAACCCGCCGTGTTCTTCCTGATCAAGACCGCCGTGTTCGCCGCGCTGCTGATCTACTTTGCCTACCTGATGGCCTCGTACAAGGGCCTGCCCAATGTGCTGATCGTGATGGCGCTGCTGATCGTGCTGTTCGACTTCGTCACCAGCCGCACCACCATCGGCCGGCGCATCTACGCCATGGGCGGCAACGAGAAGGCCGCCAAGCTCTCGGGCATCAAGACCGAGCGCCTGTCGTTCTACGCCTTCGTCAACATGGGCGTGCTCGCCGCGCTGGCCGGGCTGGTGTTCGCCGCGCGGCTGAACACCGCCACGCCCAAGGCCGGCCTGGGCTTCGAGCTCGACGTGATCGCCGCCTGCTTCATCGGCGGGGCCTCGGCCTCGGGCGGCGTGGGCAAGGTGATGGGCGCGGTCATCGGCGCTTTCATCATGGGCGTGATGAACAACGGCATGTCCATCCTCGGCATCGGCATCGATTACCAGCAGGTCATCAAGGGCGTGGTTCTGCTCGCAGCCGTGCTGGTCGATGTCTACAACAAGAACAAGGCTTGA
- a CDS encoding sugar ABC transporter ATP-binding protein, whose translation MNATTPTPVLELTGIHKQFSGITVLRDVQLRLYPGEIHALMGQNGAGKSTLIKVLTGVLEASGGQMRLGDQSVWPDSPRAAQRLGISTVYQEVNLCPNLSVAENIFAGRYPRLGLAQGFRIDWATLNRRARELVHRIGLDIDVTRLLSDHPVAVQQLVAIARALSIESRVLILDEPTSSLDDDEVQKLFEVLRRLRGEGLAIVFVTHFLNQVYAISDRITVLRNGSWVGEWPVGDLPAQALIAAMLGRELAAQSTEAPVSPVFDEATPALLQAEGLGQTGQLQAVDLRVRAGEVVGLAGLLGAGRTELARLLFGLETPDRGVLRIDGKTVAFANPMDAIRHGLALCPEERKTDGIVAELSVRENIALALQARLGVGKFLSRAEQTALAERYVKLLGIKTESVDKPIGLLSGGNQQKAILARWLAIEPRLLILDEPTRGIDVAAKQEIMEQILRLAQAGMAVLFISSEMSEVVRVAHRIVVLRDRRLVGELPAGSSEDAVYELIAAEHE comes from the coding sequence ATGAACGCGACAACGCCCACCCCCGTGCTGGAACTCACGGGCATCCACAAGCAGTTCTCGGGCATCACCGTGTTGCGCGACGTGCAGCTGCGCCTGTACCCGGGCGAGATCCACGCCCTGATGGGGCAGAACGGCGCGGGCAAGTCCACGCTGATCAAGGTGCTCACCGGCGTGCTGGAGGCCAGCGGCGGACAGATGCGGTTGGGTGACCAGTCCGTGTGGCCTGACTCCCCGCGAGCCGCCCAGCGCCTGGGCATCAGCACCGTGTACCAGGAGGTCAACCTCTGCCCCAACCTCTCGGTGGCGGAAAACATCTTCGCCGGCCGCTACCCGCGCCTCGGCCTTGCGCAGGGCTTCCGCATCGACTGGGCCACGCTGAACCGGCGCGCCCGCGAGCTGGTTCATCGCATCGGGCTGGACATCGACGTGACGCGGCTGCTCTCCGACCACCCGGTGGCGGTGCAGCAGCTGGTGGCCATTGCGCGGGCGCTCAGCATCGAATCGCGTGTGCTGATCCTCGACGAACCCACCTCCAGCCTGGACGACGACGAGGTGCAGAAGCTGTTCGAGGTGCTGCGCCGCCTGCGCGGCGAGGGCTTGGCCATCGTGTTCGTGACCCACTTCCTGAACCAGGTCTACGCCATCTCCGACCGCATCACCGTGCTGCGCAACGGCAGCTGGGTCGGCGAATGGCCGGTGGGCGATTTGCCGGCGCAGGCGCTGATCGCCGCCATGCTGGGCCGCGAGCTGGCCGCGCAGTCCACCGAGGCGCCCGTGTCGCCCGTGTTCGACGAGGCCACGCCGGCCCTGTTGCAGGCCGAGGGCCTGGGTCAGACTGGCCAGCTGCAGGCGGTGGACCTGCGGGTGCGCGCGGGCGAGGTGGTGGGCCTGGCCGGCCTGTTGGGCGCGGGCCGCACCGAGCTGGCGCGGCTGCTGTTCGGCCTGGAGACGCCCGACCGCGGCGTGCTGCGCATCGACGGAAAGACCGTGGCCTTCGCCAACCCCATGGACGCCATCCGCCACGGCCTGGCGCTGTGCCCCGAAGAGCGCAAGACCGACGGCATCGTGGCCGAGCTCTCGGTGCGCGAAAACATCGCGCTGGCACTGCAGGCGCGTTTGGGCGTGGGCAAGTTCCTCTCGCGCGCCGAGCAGACCGCCCTGGCCGAGCGCTACGTGAAGTTGCTGGGCATCAAGACCGAGAGCGTGGACAAGCCCATCGGCCTGCTCTCGGGTGGCAACCAGCAAAAGGCCATCCTGGCGCGCTGGCTCGCCATCGAGCCGCGCCTGCTGATCCTGGACGAACCCACGCGCGGCATCGATGTGGCCGCGAAGCAGGAAATCATGGAACAGATCCTGCGCCTCGCGCAGGCCGGCATGGCCGTGCTGTTCATCTCTTCCGAAATGAGTGAGGTGGTGCGCGTGGCGCACCGCATCGTGGTGCTGCGCGACCGCCGCCTGGTGGGCGAGCTGCCCGCCGGGAGCAGCGAAGACGCTGTGTACGAACTGATTGCTGCCGAACATGAATGA
- a CDS encoding ABC transporter permease yields MNETNPLSAAMRHRLAWPLITLALLLVVNTVFNDSFLHIEWRDGHLYGSLIDILNRAAPLVLVSLGMTMVIATRGIDISVGAVVAIAAAVAAWMIGGSVAGTESRFPLPFAILGAIGVAALCGLWNGVLVAKVGMQPIIATLILMVAGRGIAQLITDGQIITIYYKPFFFLGGGYLFGLPFSVFIVVAVFAALYLAVTRTALGLFVQAVGINPTAARVAGVQARRLIVAAYAFCGVCAGIAGLLISSNVKSADGNNAGQLLELDAILAVTLGGTALTGGRFSLVGSVIGALIIQTLTYAIYSLGVPPEINLVVKAVVVFIVMLLQSPEFRAEIGVLVRRPGVQGASS; encoded by the coding sequence ATGAATGAGACCAACCCCTTGAGCGCCGCGATGCGCCACCGCCTGGCCTGGCCGCTGATCACGCTGGCGTTGCTGCTGGTCGTGAACACGGTGTTCAACGACAGCTTCCTGCACATCGAGTGGCGCGACGGCCACCTCTACGGCAGCCTGATCGACATCCTGAACCGCGCCGCGCCGCTGGTGCTGGTGTCGCTGGGCATGACCATGGTGATCGCCACGCGCGGCATCGACATCTCGGTGGGCGCGGTGGTGGCCATCGCGGCGGCGGTGGCGGCCTGGATGATCGGCGGCTCGGTGGCGGGCACCGAGAGCCGCTTCCCGCTGCCGTTCGCCATCCTGGGCGCCATCGGCGTGGCCGCGCTGTGCGGCCTGTGGAACGGTGTGCTGGTGGCCAAGGTGGGCATGCAGCCCATCATCGCCACGCTGATCCTGATGGTGGCCGGGCGCGGCATCGCCCAGCTCATCACCGACGGGCAGATCATCACCATCTACTACAAGCCCTTCTTCTTCCTGGGCGGTGGTTACCTGTTCGGCCTGCCGTTCTCGGTGTTCATCGTGGTGGCCGTGTTCGCCGCGCTCTACCTCGCGGTCACGCGCACGGCGCTGGGCCTGTTCGTGCAGGCCGTGGGCATCAACCCCACCGCCGCGCGCGTGGCCGGCGTGCAGGCGCGGCGCCTGATCGTGGCGGCCTACGCCTTCTGCGGCGTGTGCGCGGGCATCGCCGGCCTGCTGATCAGCTCCAACGTGAAAAGCGCCGACGGCAACAACGCGGGCCAGCTGCTGGAGCTCGACGCGATCCTGGCCGTGACCCTGGGCGGCACCGCGCTCACCGGCGGGCGCTTCAGCCTGGTGGGCAGCGTGATCGGCGCGCTCATCATCCAGACCCTGACCTACGCCATCTACTCGCTGGGCGTGCCGCCCGAGATCAACCTGGTGGTCAAGGCCGTGGTGGTGTTCATCGTGATGCTGCTGCAGTCGCCCGAGTTCCGGGCCGAGATCGGCGTGCTGGTGCGCCGGCCCGGTGTGCAGGGAGCGTCGTCATGA